One Roseimaritima multifibrata DNA window includes the following coding sequences:
- a CDS encoding PLP-dependent aminotransferase family protein, with the protein MKDEHNPMAIPHWTVDLLKRQLSDVAEQLTNPDTVRQFRTRANSLLQELPQAATRVWDQAKSEVQQQWGRRFSLGDGTLINASGIAQGGNVEGPPLLPAVIAAGTEPLAAFRAARTNAHEYWKMQAQRACEQIKSEDLLVAGSVEGAVLAIANLASLSGATIFIPRCCALQMPSGIVLPDLLAASKTQVRELGSSEGTTTADWQRAAPKEGDIIIVAGDMDKMELPAKERKCLVVRILADATVHPLPESVSPTPPTIAQTLAGESDVVIVSGNGLISGPECGLICGSAQAIQDLAASPLWPAVCGSHSTWAMMLTALQQPTPLSDMLEVSQENLNHRAQNLAIRFAASTEQEGGKIGECKITNDSASLVAGQPYQLPSYQLRLKHSQLSALEWQKQLMSQSPALLTEADGDSIVVDLRWVDVNQDDDLAAAICGSSKSDSQTPSPQAS; encoded by the coding sequence ATGAAAGACGAGCACAATCCGATGGCGATCCCGCACTGGACTGTCGATTTACTGAAACGCCAACTCAGCGACGTCGCGGAACAGTTAACGAACCCTGACACCGTCCGGCAATTCCGTACCCGTGCGAATTCACTGCTGCAGGAACTGCCGCAAGCGGCTACGCGTGTCTGGGACCAAGCGAAATCGGAGGTCCAACAACAATGGGGACGGCGGTTTTCGCTGGGGGACGGAACCTTAATCAATGCATCCGGGATCGCTCAGGGGGGCAATGTCGAAGGGCCTCCTTTGCTTCCAGCGGTCATCGCTGCTGGAACGGAACCGCTGGCAGCTTTCCGGGCGGCTCGGACCAATGCGCATGAGTATTGGAAAATGCAGGCACAGCGCGCATGCGAACAAATCAAATCCGAAGACCTACTCGTAGCGGGCAGTGTGGAAGGAGCGGTCCTAGCGATCGCAAACCTAGCCTCCTTATCCGGTGCGACGATCTTCATTCCGCGATGCTGTGCACTGCAGATGCCCAGCGGAATTGTTCTGCCCGACCTGCTGGCAGCTTCGAAAACACAAGTCCGCGAACTAGGGTCCAGCGAAGGAACGACAACAGCGGACTGGCAGCGAGCCGCCCCCAAAGAAGGGGACATCATCATCGTCGCCGGTGACATGGACAAAATGGAACTGCCCGCAAAAGAACGGAAGTGCTTGGTCGTCCGAATCTTGGCCGACGCCACAGTGCATCCCCTGCCGGAATCGGTTTCGCCAACCCCACCCACGATCGCACAAACCCTTGCGGGCGAATCCGACGTGGTGATCGTTTCAGGAAACGGCCTGATTTCCGGCCCCGAATGCGGCCTCATCTGCGGTTCGGCACAGGCGATCCAGGACCTCGCGGCCTCCCCGTTGTGGCCCGCCGTCTGTGGCTCCCACTCGACGTGGGCGATGATGCTAACGGCGCTGCAACAGCCAACTCCATTGTCGGACATGTTGGAAGTGTCCCAGGAAAACCTTAACCATCGAGCTCAAAACTTGGCGATCCGGTTTGCCGCGTCGACCGAACAAGAGGGGGGGAAGATTGGCGAGTGCAAGATAACCAACGATTCAGCCAGCTTGGTTGCCGGACAACCTTATCAGCTCCCCTCCTATCAACTCCGGTTGAAACATTCGCAGCTGTCGGCGTTGGAATGGCAAAAGCAACTGATGTCGCAGTCCCCCGCGTTGCTGACCGAAGCCGATGGCGATTCGATCGTGGTCGATCTTCGCTGGGTCGACGTCAACCAGGACGATGATTTAGCGGCCGCGATCTGCGGCTCCTCCAAGAGCGACTCTCAAACGCCATCCCCCCAGGCGAGTTAA
- a CDS encoding response regulator, protein MGKINMCKRCVIVDDVRASREKVSTWLTRQGFECVIAADGNEAWRQIQSNPPHLILTDISMPNCCGLELLKRVRQSDSSEIKTIPVLVITSLHDGQLAETIQQFGGNALIAKPLDMQSTLSIVTAVLASDSPTIELIVHDPENRNIGDGQVSPTFRRHVGNEINW, encoded by the coding sequence ATGGGCAAAATAAACATGTGCAAACGATGCGTAATCGTCGACGATGTCCGCGCATCACGCGAAAAAGTTTCAACATGGTTGACGCGACAAGGTTTTGAATGCGTGATTGCTGCCGACGGCAACGAAGCTTGGCGACAAATCCAGAGCAATCCCCCTCACTTGATCCTCACGGATATTTCGATGCCGAACTGTTGCGGTTTGGAACTACTGAAGAGAGTTCGTCAAAGCGATTCGAGTGAAATAAAGACAATCCCCGTTTTGGTCATCACCAGCTTGCATGATGGTCAACTAGCAGAAACGATCCAGCAGTTTGGTGGCAACGCATTGATTGCAAAACCGCTCGACATGCAGTCGACTCTTTCCATCGTGACAGCTGTATTGGCCAGTGATTCGCCAACAATCGAATTGATCGTTCACGACCCCGAAAATCGGAATATCGGCGACGGCCAGGTATCCCCTACGTTTCGCCGACATGTGGGTAACGAAATCAATTGGTAA
- a CDS encoding spermidine synthase — MNFLRQRLSILPFVAATLLGAFLVFQVQPVISKAVLPWFGGSPAVWTTCMLFFQVVLFAGYLYAHWLVTYVPRRYQGILHVGVLMAAVACLPIQPSDAWKPSGDASPVLYLLALLAVHVGLPYFILASTGPLVQAWWARRSSSQRVYRLYAFSNIGSLAALVSYPFLVEPRLSVDHQSTTWSLLFCTFALFQGGLAIWLGSQAPADSTSNAGDVPRTLASVAPSWRRIRLWILLPALASATLLSITNHVCQDVAVIPFLWVLPLSLYLLSFIICFDRPAWYRPRMIASSVLVITGLLFVLYRTPYWGWGVTEVVLQLALLMAVCMLCHGEVARLKPNPARLTQYYLCLSAGGAVGGLAVGLLCPLIFNGYFEHAICLGIAATVAMAVWIGYRASPTGTTFSLRRVKSLRFGLVCFAALVMWLSHDHGPADVKVAVRNFFGVLRVAHLGENVVMLHGRIMHGAQRLDGDMEPTTYYGRQSGIGCVLTALGRDDESLNVTGVGLGCGTLATYGRPGDQYEFVEINSEVIRLAQKYFGFIGDSKADVQLTQGDGRLVLENRADGQVDVLALDAFSSDSVPAHLLTLEAFQLYKSCLKPSGVLVVHVSNRYLDLPPVVHRLAIEQGWKSAGVYSKAGEDTDTIAAKWIVIAASDHAIWEAPELSDALIPTDAERKAGLLWTDRYHDLLSLVRFNAP; from the coding sequence ATGAATTTTTTGCGTCAACGTTTATCGATTCTTCCATTTGTAGCAGCGACCCTCTTGGGGGCTTTTCTTGTTTTTCAAGTTCAGCCCGTGATCAGTAAGGCGGTGCTCCCATGGTTTGGTGGTTCGCCGGCAGTCTGGACCACCTGCATGCTGTTTTTTCAGGTGGTATTATTCGCGGGCTATCTGTATGCGCATTGGCTGGTCACCTACGTGCCGCGTCGCTATCAAGGAATCTTGCACGTTGGCGTGTTGATGGCCGCGGTCGCTTGTCTGCCGATCCAGCCCAGCGATGCTTGGAAGCCAAGCGGAGACGCTTCGCCGGTTCTTTACCTGCTGGCTCTGTTGGCCGTGCATGTCGGTTTGCCCTATTTCATCCTGGCAAGCACCGGTCCGTTGGTGCAGGCTTGGTGGGCTCGCCGTAGTTCCAGTCAGCGCGTTTACCGTCTGTATGCGTTTAGCAATATTGGATCTCTGGCAGCACTGGTTAGTTATCCGTTCTTGGTCGAACCGCGATTGTCGGTCGATCATCAATCAACAACTTGGTCGCTGCTGTTCTGCACCTTTGCCTTGTTTCAAGGTGGGTTGGCGATTTGGCTAGGGAGCCAAGCCCCAGCCGATTCGACATCAAACGCCGGGGATGTACCGCGGACGTTGGCGTCCGTCGCGCCATCATGGCGTCGCATTCGATTATGGATTTTACTTCCCGCCCTGGCGTCGGCAACTTTGTTGTCGATCACAAATCATGTCTGCCAAGATGTGGCCGTGATTCCATTCTTGTGGGTGCTGCCACTTAGTTTGTACTTACTTAGTTTTATCATTTGCTTTGATCGTCCCGCTTGGTACCGTCCTCGAATGATTGCAAGTTCGGTCCTGGTGATCACTGGTCTGTTGTTTGTTCTGTATCGAACTCCCTACTGGGGTTGGGGCGTTACCGAAGTGGTTCTGCAACTGGCGTTGTTGATGGCGGTTTGTATGCTTTGCCACGGCGAAGTGGCTCGCCTGAAACCGAATCCTGCTCGCTTGACTCAGTACTACTTGTGTCTGTCCGCTGGTGGTGCCGTGGGTGGACTGGCCGTTGGTTTGCTTTGTCCGCTTATTTTTAACGGGTATTTCGAGCATGCGATCTGTCTTGGAATCGCCGCAACGGTGGCCATGGCCGTATGGATCGGGTACCGCGCTTCGCCAACGGGAACAACTTTTTCACTTCGTCGAGTCAAAAGTTTGCGTTTCGGCTTGGTCTGTTTCGCCGCGTTGGTTATGTGGTTGTCGCACGACCATGGGCCTGCGGATGTCAAAGTCGCAGTGCGAAACTTTTTTGGAGTCCTCCGAGTCGCTCACCTTGGTGAGAATGTCGTCATGCTGCATGGCCGAATCATGCATGGAGCTCAGCGTCTTGATGGAGATATGGAACCGACCACGTATTATGGCCGGCAAAGTGGGATTGGATGTGTCTTGACCGCTTTGGGACGTGACGATGAATCGTTAAACGTTACCGGAGTTGGACTGGGGTGCGGGACATTAGCCACCTATGGCCGTCCCGGTGATCAATATGAATTTGTTGAAATCAATTCTGAAGTGATCCGGTTGGCACAAAAGTATTTTGGCTTTATCGGCGACTCGAAGGCGGACGTCCAACTGACACAAGGTGATGGTCGGCTGGTTTTAGAAAACCGTGCGGACGGGCAGGTTGATGTGCTTGCTTTGGATGCCTTTAGCAGCGACAGTGTTCCCGCACACCTGCTAACACTGGAGGCTTTCCAGTTATACAAAAGCTGTCTGAAGCCTTCTGGCGTTCTTGTGGTTCACGTCTCCAACCGCTACCTGGACTTGCCGCCGGTCGTCCACCGTTTGGCGATTGAACAAGGTTGGAAGAGTGCTGGCGTCTACTCCAAAGCGGGTGAGGATACCGATACGATCGCAGCCAAGTGGATTGTGATCGCTGCATCCGATCACGCGATTTGGGAAGCTCCGGAATTGAGTGATGCGTTGATCCCGACGGATGCCGAACGAAAAGCCGGACTGCTCTGGACCGACCGCTACCATGATCTGCTAAGCCTAGTGCGATTCAACGCACCGTAA
- the acnA gene encoding aconitate hydratase AcnA, with protein MSSDPFGARDTFETGSGPAAIYRLSRLQDAGLGEIDRLPFSIRILLEAVLRNCDGFAITEEDVKNLAGWNAASPAKQEIPFKPSRVVLQDFTGVPAVVDLAAMRSAMQRLGGDPEKINPLIPVDLVIDHSVQVDFFGSDGALKKNVDIEFQRNRERYEFLKWGQHAFANFRVVPPNVGIVHQVNLEYLASVVSLRETGDGLVAMPDSLVGTDSHTTMINGLGVLGWGVGGIEAEANMLGQPLYMLMPEVVGFELTGSMPPGTTATDLVLQVTEVLRNEGVVGKFVEFYGPGVSHMSLADRATLANMAPEYGATMGFFPVDDVTLDYLRMTGRDEKQIELVERYTKEQGLFRRDSDKPLTYTKTLGLDLASVEPSLAGPKRPQDRIALSNMKKDFNDSLTAPVGAKGFGLKTEELERTGTLEQSGTKSELHHGAVVIAAITSCTNTSNPSVMIGAGMVAKRAAEKGLRVPAHVKTSLAPGSRVVTDYLDRAGLTESLQALGFHTVGYGCTTCIGNSGPLPEPVANAITSGDLVASAVLSGNRNFEGRVNPLTRANYLASPPLVVAYALAGTTDIDLTTDPIGQDQDGKDVFLKDIWPTNEEVTEAVRASVLPEMFVDEYSKAVAGDAHWNAIEVEQSALFEWKDSSTYIQEPPFLAELTDTVPDIAPIRKARVLALLNDSVTTDHISPAGAIAQDGPAGRYLQEKGIEPREFNSFGSRRGNDRVMVRGTFANIRIRNQLAPGTEGGVTRKLPGEEVMSIYDAAQKYAEEGTPLIVLAGKEYGTGSSRDWAAKGTFLLGVKAVITASYERIHRSNLVGMGVLPLQFADGQTWESLGLTGEETYDIPDLSNDLEPRSQVTVTATAADGSSKAFQCDVRIDTPVEMQYYRNGGILHTVLRSLAKEA; from the coding sequence GTGAGTTCAGATCCATTTGGTGCCCGCGATACGTTTGAAACTGGTAGCGGACCTGCTGCTATTTACCGTCTTAGTCGCTTGCAGGACGCTGGCCTTGGCGAGATCGATCGCCTTCCTTTCTCGATCCGAATTCTGCTGGAAGCGGTCCTTCGCAATTGCGATGGATTTGCGATCACGGAAGAGGACGTGAAGAATTTGGCGGGCTGGAATGCCGCTTCGCCTGCCAAGCAAGAGATCCCTTTCAAGCCGTCGCGGGTCGTTTTGCAGGACTTCACTGGCGTTCCTGCCGTTGTTGACTTGGCTGCGATGCGGAGTGCCATGCAGCGATTGGGAGGCGATCCTGAAAAGATCAACCCTCTGATCCCCGTCGATTTGGTGATCGACCATAGCGTCCAAGTCGATTTCTTTGGCTCCGACGGAGCCCTTAAGAAGAACGTCGACATCGAATTTCAGCGGAACCGTGAACGTTACGAGTTCCTGAAATGGGGCCAGCACGCTTTTGCGAACTTCCGTGTGGTCCCTCCGAATGTCGGGATCGTTCACCAGGTCAACCTTGAATACTTGGCCAGCGTGGTTTCGCTGCGAGAAACCGGTGATGGATTGGTCGCGATGCCCGATTCGTTGGTCGGAACCGACAGTCACACCACCATGATCAACGGCCTGGGCGTTTTGGGCTGGGGAGTTGGCGGGATCGAAGCCGAAGCAAACATGCTTGGCCAACCGCTGTACATGCTGATGCCCGAAGTGGTCGGTTTTGAATTGACGGGATCGATGCCTCCGGGAACGACCGCAACCGATCTGGTTCTGCAAGTGACTGAAGTCCTTCGCAACGAAGGCGTCGTCGGTAAATTTGTCGAATTCTATGGTCCTGGCGTCTCTCACATGAGCTTGGCCGACCGGGCAACCCTGGCCAATATGGCTCCTGAGTATGGGGCCACGATGGGGTTCTTCCCTGTCGATGACGTCACACTTGACTACCTGCGGATGACAGGACGTGACGAAAAGCAGATCGAACTGGTTGAACGTTACACCAAAGAACAGGGACTGTTCCGTCGGGATTCGGACAAACCACTGACCTATACAAAAACTTTGGGACTGGACCTGGCGTCGGTCGAGCCAAGTTTGGCTGGCCCGAAACGGCCGCAAGATCGTATTGCCCTAAGCAATATGAAGAAAGACTTCAACGATTCGCTGACCGCACCTGTTGGGGCGAAAGGCTTCGGACTGAAAACCGAAGAATTGGAGCGGACCGGAACGCTGGAACAAAGCGGTACGAAGAGCGAATTGCATCATGGAGCGGTTGTCATCGCTGCAATCACCTCCTGCACCAACACCAGTAATCCTTCGGTCATGATCGGAGCGGGAATGGTCGCCAAGCGGGCGGCTGAAAAAGGCCTTCGGGTTCCTGCACATGTAAAGACAAGTTTGGCTCCGGGATCGCGAGTCGTCACCGATTACCTGGATCGTGCCGGGCTGACCGAATCGCTTCAGGCATTGGGTTTCCACACCGTCGGTTACGGATGTACCACCTGCATCGGTAACAGTGGGCCTCTGCCAGAACCTGTTGCAAACGCGATCACGTCGGGAGACTTGGTCGCTTCGGCCGTCCTCAGTGGCAACCGCAACTTTGAAGGTCGCGTCAATCCTCTGACTCGAGCTAACTACTTGGCAAGTCCTCCATTGGTCGTCGCGTATGCTTTGGCCGGCACAACCGATATCGATCTGACCACCGATCCAATCGGGCAGGATCAAGACGGAAAGGATGTCTTCTTGAAAGATATCTGGCCGACCAACGAAGAAGTGACCGAGGCCGTCCGGGCGTCGGTTTTGCCCGAAATGTTCGTCGATGAATATTCCAAGGCCGTTGCCGGCGACGCACACTGGAACGCAATCGAAGTCGAGCAATCGGCTTTGTTCGAGTGGAAAGATTCCAGCACCTACATCCAAGAACCTCCATTCTTGGCGGAATTGACCGACACCGTTCCAGACATTGCTCCGATCCGTAAAGCTCGAGTTTTGGCATTGCTAAATGATTCGGTCACCACCGATCACATTTCGCCTGCCGGAGCAATCGCACAAGATGGACCCGCAGGTCGTTACCTACAAGAAAAAGGTATCGAACCACGTGAATTCAACAGTTTCGGTAGCCGCCGTGGGAATGACCGCGTTATGGTTCGCGGAACTTTTGCAAACATCCGGATTCGAAATCAATTGGCACCAGGCACCGAAGGTGGAGTGACCCGCAAGTTGCCCGGTGAAGAAGTGATGAGCATCTACGATGCGGCACAGAAGTACGCAGAAGAGGGAACTCCGCTGATCGTCCTGGCTGGCAAAGAGTACGGTACCGGCAGTAGCCGTGACTGGGCGGCCAAGGGGACTTTCTTGCTGGGGGTTAAAGCGGTCATCACGGCAAGTTATGAACGTATCCATCGCAGCAACTTGGTCGGCATGGGGGTCCTCCCATTGCAATTTGCCGATGGTCAAACCTGGGAGTCTCTCGGGTTGACCGGGGAAGAAACCTACGACATTCCAGACCTTTCGAATGACCTGGAACCACGTAGTCAGGTCACCGTTACGGCAACCGCTGCGGATGGATCGAGCAAGGCATTCCAGTGTGATGTCCGTATCGATACTCCCGTCGAAATGCAGTACTACCGCAACGGTGGTATCCTGCACACGGTTCTGCGAAGCCTAGCAAAAGAAGCTTAA
- a CDS encoding class I SAM-dependent methyltransferase codes for MHDPNNPPNLPASSQPEDSAEASENAELQAKTASQIETFQNRLVKRARHFRRWPARRDIHCFRLYEKDIPEIPLVVDRYDDHLHITEYERPHTRTPFQHAHWLEQLRLAAAECLSVAPEHAFLKQRSRQEGTTQHEVIDGQRYEQIVGEAGLKFIVNLSDYVDTGLFLDHRITRGMVRDESKGKHVLNLFAYTGAFSVYAADGAAASTTTVDWSRTYLDWAKRNMALNGFQQPHHTFHRIGVPEFLADRKQMKQNPAVVDGYDIAVVDPPTFSNSKRIEGHWDVQRDHVQLLQQLITWMRPGGTIYFSNNFRGFKWDPTPFQLASEHEISQQTVPEDYRNRRIHRCWKLKCHGSK; via the coding sequence GTGCACGACCCGAACAACCCACCCAATTTACCCGCCAGCTCCCAGCCCGAAGATTCTGCGGAGGCTTCGGAGAATGCAGAACTACAAGCAAAAACAGCCTCTCAAATTGAGACTTTCCAGAATCGCTTGGTGAAACGAGCAAGACACTTCAGGCGGTGGCCAGCCCGCCGCGACATCCATTGCTTTCGCTTATACGAAAAAGATATTCCAGAAATTCCGTTGGTAGTCGACCGTTACGACGACCATTTGCACATCACCGAGTACGAGCGGCCTCATACCCGCACCCCGTTTCAGCATGCCCACTGGCTGGAACAGCTCCGTTTAGCCGCAGCGGAATGCTTGAGCGTCGCCCCCGAACATGCTTTCCTGAAACAACGTTCGCGTCAGGAAGGGACCACTCAGCACGAAGTGATCGACGGCCAACGCTACGAACAAATCGTCGGCGAGGCGGGATTGAAGTTTATCGTTAATCTTTCGGATTACGTTGACACCGGGCTGTTTCTCGATCACCGGATCACCCGTGGGATGGTCCGCGATGAATCGAAGGGGAAACACGTCCTCAACCTGTTTGCCTACACGGGTGCCTTTTCGGTCTACGCCGCCGACGGGGCAGCCGCTTCAACAACCACGGTCGATTGGTCCAGGACCTATCTGGACTGGGCTAAGAGAAATATGGCGTTGAACGGATTCCAGCAACCTCATCACACGTTCCACCGAATCGGCGTCCCTGAATTCCTCGCCGACCGAAAACAGATGAAACAAAATCCAGCGGTCGTTGACGGCTACGACATCGCAGTGGTTGACCCGCCAACCTTCAGCAACAGCAAACGGATCGAAGGACACTGGGATGTACAACGCGACCATGTGCAATTGCTGCAGCAACTGATCACCTGGATGCGTCCTGGCGGCACGATCTATTTCAGCAACAACTTCCGCGGCTTTAAGTGGGATCCCACTCCGTTTCAGCTGGCCAGCGAACACGAAATCAGTCAACAGACAGTCCCCGAAGACTACCGAAACCGCCGGATTCACCGCTGCTGGAAACTGAAGTGCCATGGCAGCAAATGA
- a CDS encoding sulfatase-like hydrolase/transferase translates to MSKIFAKSLAIGKATFGCRRAFSRHLQHRTTVLAFAFCTVLFTQTLYPPSLKADSGERPNILLILADDLGYGDLGYQGVHADGARDLQTPHIDQLFDEGLALQQFYADCCVCSPTRAALLTGCSPDRVGVPGVIRTITDNNWGYLQQDRETLPQSLAANGYHTAIVGKWHLGLEPENHPLSRGFQSFHGFLGDMMDDYFNHRRHGINYMRNGRTEIDPEGHATDLFSQWGSTFIREQSSSDKPWMLYLAYNAPHTPIQPPADWLAKVKKRQPGITDDRAALVALIEHMDDGIGKVLQALEDSGQADNTIVVFTSDNGGQVSVGANNGPLRGGKGMMYEGGLRVAAAIRWPGHTQPGTTTTRIGSTIDLLPTLCEATQTTIPDDIDGVSLLPLLSDPNADWPQREVYYVRREGGLAFGGLTIQGLRSGPWKLVQNTPFEPMQLFNLDEDPEEQVDRKNQDRSDYHRLAARLRLRIQAGGAVPWQKQP, encoded by the coding sequence GTGTCCAAAATCTTTGCCAAATCGCTGGCAATTGGTAAAGCAACATTCGGCTGCCGCCGAGCTTTCTCGCGTCATTTACAACACCGAACAACGGTACTCGCCTTCGCATTTTGCACGGTCCTCTTCACACAAACCCTGTATCCACCATCACTCAAGGCGGACTCAGGTGAACGGCCAAACATCCTCTTGATCCTGGCCGATGACCTGGGTTATGGCGATCTTGGATACCAAGGCGTCCATGCGGATGGCGCCCGCGATTTACAGACGCCACATATCGACCAACTATTTGACGAGGGGCTAGCCCTACAGCAATTCTACGCAGATTGCTGCGTCTGTTCGCCGACGCGAGCCGCGTTGCTGACCGGTTGCTCTCCCGACCGCGTCGGCGTGCCCGGAGTCATCCGCACAATAACAGACAATAACTGGGGCTATCTACAGCAGGACCGAGAAACGTTGCCTCAATCCCTTGCTGCCAACGGATACCATACGGCGATTGTTGGAAAATGGCACCTTGGACTTGAACCGGAGAACCATCCACTCTCACGTGGTTTCCAGTCTTTCCACGGATTCTTGGGAGACATGATGGACGACTATTTCAACCATCGTCGTCACGGGATCAACTACATGCGAAACGGACGCACGGAAATCGATCCAGAAGGACATGCGACCGATCTGTTTTCGCAATGGGGATCGACTTTTATTCGTGAACAATCGTCCTCCGACAAACCGTGGATGCTCTACCTCGCCTACAACGCTCCTCATACTCCGATCCAACCACCTGCGGACTGGCTGGCAAAAGTAAAGAAACGCCAACCGGGGATCACCGACGATCGAGCAGCGTTGGTTGCCTTAATCGAACACATGGATGATGGAATCGGAAAAGTCCTGCAAGCTCTGGAAGATTCGGGGCAAGCCGATAACACGATTGTCGTTTTCACCAGTGACAACGGAGGCCAGGTTTCGGTGGGAGCCAACAACGGCCCGCTGCGTGGTGGCAAAGGGATGATGTACGAAGGAGGGTTACGAGTCGCCGCAGCAATCCGTTGGCCCGGGCATACGCAACCGGGCACGACAACCACTCGTATCGGTTCCACCATTGACCTTCTGCCAACCCTTTGCGAGGCAACCCAAACCACGATCCCCGACGATATCGATGGAGTCTCTTTACTCCCCCTACTAAGTGACCCCAATGCGGATTGGCCCCAGCGAGAAGTCTATTACGTCCGCCGCGAAGGGGGACTGGCATTTGGCGGATTGACCATCCAAGGATTGCGATCGGGCCCATGGAAACTGGTGCAAAACACGCCGTTTGAACCCATGCAACTATTTAATCTGGACGAAGATCCCGAAGAACAAGTCGATCGCAAGAATCAAGATCGCAGCGACTACCATCGACTTGCCGCACGATTGCGGCTCCGCATTCAAGCAGGCGGTGCGGTTCCCTGGCAAAAGCAACCGTAA